The DNA window CGTCCGCGATCTAGGGTGTGGGCACCGCCCGACGAGGCAAGATCCGCGAGTCCCGAACCGCTGGACGAACAGCCGTCGGAGCATGGCCAGGGGAAGGTTCCCGACATGTCTGAGGTAATCCGGCTTTCCCCTCGGGAGATCGCCGAGCTGTACGCGTCCGGCCTCGACACCGATGTGGTCACGGTGCCCGCCGCGACCGAGACCCCACGTGCCGCGGACGTGCTGACGATCGTGGATCTGGACGGTCCGCTGACCGCCCCGGAGCAGGTGGCGACCGCGCTGCGGAACTCCGCCCGCGTCCTGATCGGCATCGCCCGGCATCCTCTCCCTCCCGCCTGCGCCCCCGTCTGCGAGGCCCTGACGCTGACCGTGAGCGCCGTCCCGCAGCCGGGCCGCGCCCATGTCCTCGTGGACGATCCCGAGGCCGAACTCGACCGGCTGATCGCCGCGGTCGATGCCGCCCCGCGCGCCGCCCTCGCTCTGGCGGGACTGCTGCGTCTGACCGCCACGGCGTCCGTGCGCGACGGGTTGGTGGCCGAGTCACTGGCGTACTCGGCGCTGCTGGGCGGGCCGGAGTTCGCCGCGTGGCGGGCCGCGCGCCCTGCCCGCCGTGTGCCGCCGGTCCCGTCCGACGTCGTACTGCTGGAGCGTGCGGACGATGTGCTGCGGATGACGTTGAACCGCCCCGACCGGCGCAACGCGCTGGGGCACGGACTGCGCGACGGCCTCATCCGGGCTCTGGAACTCGTGCTCGCCGACACCTCCCTGAAAGTCGCGGAACTCCGAGGTGAAGGGGCGTCGTTCTGCAGCGGCGGCGATCTGGACGAGTTCGGCAGCGCCGTGGATCCCGCGTCCGCCCACGTGGTACGGCTGTCCCGCAGCGCGGGATGGCTGGTCCACCGCTGCGCGGACCGGGTACGGCCGTATCTGCACGGCGCCTGTGTCGGTGCGGGCATGGAGGTTCCCGCGTTCGCCGACATCGTGGTGGCCGATCCCGGCGCATGGTTCATGCTGCCGGAGCGGAGCCTCGGCCTGGTGCCGGGCGCGGGCGGGACGGTCAGCGTGACCCGGCGGATCGGTCCCTGGCGCACCGCGTGGATGACGCTGACCGGGGACAGGGTGACAGCCCGGCGGGCGCTGGAGTGGGGCCTGGTGGACCGGGTCGAGCCCTGTGTCCCATAGGCAGGGCTCCCCGGCCCCGGGACTGCCGCTTCCGCTCGCCGGCCTGCGGGTGAGCGCCCCGGAGGCGGTGGACGCGGCCGCGGCACCTGCCGTACGGCTGCTGACCGCGCTGGGTGCGGCCGGTCCCCTGGGCGCGGCCGGGTCCGGCGGCACCGGGACCCCGCAGGTGAGGGCATGCGGAGGGCGCGCGGAGGGCGCGCGCCCGGATTTCCCTGACGGCGACGACACCGGGCCCGGGGTGGCCGACGCCCTGGTGGTGTCCGGCCCGGCCGGGCAGACCTCCGGCACCGTTCCGATCCCCCGGTTCCACCCCGACGACGACTGGGCGGCGTGCGGGGCGATGGAGTTGACGGGAAGGGCCGGCGGGCCGCCGCTGCGGGCCCCCGGCGCACCGGCGTCCGCAGCCCGGGGAGCCCTGCTGGCGTACGAGCTGTTGCTGCGGCTCGCGGGTCGGCCCGCCACCGGGCTGCCCGGTGCCGGGATCCTCGCCGAGCGGGCCGCCCTCACGGGCATGCGCCGGCGGGGCCCGGTCTCGGTCGGGGGGTCGTTGCGGCTGCTGCCTCACCGCCGCCGCCCTGGACGCGGGCGGTACGCCGCCCCGTGGCGCCCCGCCCGCCGCGCCCGCCGCCCGCACCCCGTCCACGCCGGCCCCCACGTCGGGCGCCGACACCGACCGGGTGCTCGCGGAGTACGGGATCCGGTACGGAACGCGCTGATCGCTCCGGCGCCGTCGGCAACGCTGCCCGGCAGCGGGCGAAAGGGGACGGGCACAGGCGCGGAACTGAGTGGCAGTCAGACAGGCGTCCATGTCGAACCTGCTAAACTATTTGCCTCAAGTATTGGATCTGCCTGATCACAAATACCATGATGCATCGGGCTATGCGCCTCCCGGGTATCCACTCGGACCGGGGGCACCAGACGTAGGGAGAGTTTCGATGGCTCAGGCAGCCCGGGACGTCAGCACCGGAATGCTCATGCCACAGGCGGAGCGCATGCGCGTAGGCCGCCAGGTCCGCGTGCCCAAGACCGCTGAGCTCATCGCCGCTGCCCTGCGTCGCCAGATCGTCCACCGGGAGCTGGAGCCTGGAGACGCGCTGCCGTCCGAATCCTCCCTGATGGAGCAGTTCGGCGTCTCCCGGCCGACACTGCGGGAGGCCTACCGGGTCCTGGAGTCCGAGGGCCTGATCAACGTCAGGCGTGGAGCGCACGGCGGCGCACGGGTGACCGCGCCCGATGCCGAGGTCGCCGCCAGGTACGCCGGATTGATCCTGGAATACCGCGAGGCCACCCTGGCGGACGTCTACCGCGCCAGCGCCGTCCTGGAGCCGCCGTGCGCCCGGTCCCTGGCCAACAAGCACACGGCCACCGCCCTCAACCGGCTCCGTGCCGCGGTCGAGGCCGAGAAGGCCGTGCTGGACGACCCCATGGCACTGGTCGCCGCCCAGGACGCCTTTCACGCCCTGCTCGTCGAACTCGCCGGGAACCAGACGCTCAACCTGCTGAGCAGCATGCTGCGCTACATCGTTGACCGTGCCAATGCCGCTCACCTGGCCGACGCCCTCGATTCCGAGGTCCACAAGAGCCAGAGCCGCAAGGCGCACCGCACCCACGTCAAGCTCGTGGATCTCATCGCGGCGGGCAAGGCCGACGAAGCCGAGAAGCTCTGGGCACGCCACATCACCGCCGCGGACGACGCGGTCAACGCGGCGGGGTCCAAGACGCTGCTGGACCTCCTCAACTGACCCTTCCGCCGTACCGGCGCTCAGCCACGACCTGCCGCCCGTCGTTCACCGGACGCCGGGGCCGAGGTCGGCGCCCGCCGGTGCGGTGGAGCACACCGGCCACGGTGGCTTCCGGTCGGCGTCGGCGCCTACGCCTCGGCGTCGCGTCGTACGCCACCGCGCCACGGCGACGCGGTCCGGGTCGTCCAGCCCCAGCAGAGCGGCACCGGCACTGTTGAGGATCCACAGCGCTCCGCTGCGGTGCTGCACCCGCACCGGCCGATGGGCCACCAGGGCGTCGAGCCGGTCGCGGTCCAGCGGCCCGGCGACTGACTCGTGGTAGCCGACACCACGGACCCAGGTGCCGGGTGCGACGGCCGAGGCGCGCCCGGTGCCCTCGGCCCTCCGGTCACCGGCGGCTCCCTCCCATCCCCTCCCCCATCCCACCCATCGACAGGAACCTCGGCAAGGCCGGCCCTGCGCTGTCATCACCCTCGGTGCGGCAGGGTGACGACAGCGCAGGGAAGGGAAGCAGCATCGGCGCGCGGTGCGGGCATCACGGGCAGCGCGACGGCACCACCGGACGCGGCTCAGCCGACCGGGGCGAACCGCGTCAGCAACTGCGACTTGGCGACCTTCATCAACCCGGTGCGCGGCAGCACGTCCACGACCTCGACCTGCTCCGGGAGCTTCTGCCGCATCAGGCCGGCCTCCGTCAGCCACGCCCCGAGATCCGCGACGGCGGGTGCCGTGCGTCCGGGCCTCATCACCACGACCGCGCAGACCCGTTCGCCGCGGTCGGCGTCGGGCAGGCCGATGACGGCGGCCTCGGCCAGGTCGGGATGGTTCGCCAGCAGGGCCTCGATCTCCTGCGGGGCGATGTTCTCGCCCTTGCGGATGATGAGGTCCTTGAGCCGGCCCACGACCTCCAGGTGCCCGGTGTCGCGCAGGAGGCCGAGGTCCCCGGTGCGGAACCAGCCGTCCTGGGTGAACGCCGCCGCCGTCGCCTCCGGATCGGTGTAGCCGTGGCACACCCCGGGACCCTTGATCTGCACCTCACCCGCGGTTCCGGCCGCGCACTCCGCACCGTCCGCATCGACCAGCCGCAGGTGGTTGCCCGGCAACGGCCGCCCGTCAGTGGCGGCGAGGATTTCGGGGGCATCCGACGGGGACGCCACCGCGATCATCGGCACCTCGGTCATGCCGTAGTCGTGCGCGAGCACCGCACCAAGCGTGTCCGCGACCTCCCCCACCAGGTGGGGAGGACAGGGCGCCCCGCCGCCCTTCAAGGTACGCAGCGTCGGGATCAGCCGTGTCTCCGGGGCGCTGCGGGCCAGTTCGACGAGCGCCGTGTAGAACGGCGGCGCACCGCCGGTCGTGGTCACGCCGTGTCTGCGGAACAGACCCACCGCCTCGCTGGGATTGAACGCCTCCAGCAGCAGGACGGGATACCCGCCGGCCAGCGCCGCGGTCAGGTACTGGACACCGCCGACGTGTGCGATCGGAAACCCCATGGCGCCGAACTCGCCGGCCTCCTTGCCCAGTTCACCGAACCCGGCGAACGAGAGGCCCGGGACAAGCAGTGAGGTGTCGGTGTGCCGGGCGCCCTTCGGGGCGCCGGTGGCCCCCGAAGTGAAGTGGATCCACGCGACCTCGTCCGGGTCCGGGACGGGGAACGCCGCCGTGTCGGGGCCCGTGGCCGTCGCGTCTCCCGAGGCGGTCGCGTCGTCGAGTTCGGGAGCGTGGTGCCCGATGTCCAGCACCCGAGGCGGGGTTCGTCCGGCGGCGGACAGGGTCTTCGCGACGGTGCCGGCGAGGGCCACGTAGTCGACACCCCGCCAGATGCCCGGAACGAGGAGGCACTCGGCCTCCGAGGTCGCGAGCGCGGCAGTGAGCTCACGCTCCCGGTACAACGGGATCACCGGTGCTTGGACCGCACCGAGACGCCGCAGGGCCGCCATCACCAACGCCGTACTGATCCGGGTGGGCAGCTGCCATGCCACGCGCGTGCCGGGCCCGATGCCCCGGGCCGCCAGGGCTCGGGCCACCCCGGAGGTCCGGCGGTCGAAGTCGGCCCAGGTCAGCGAGACCCCCTCGGCGTCGATGAGCATCATGGCGTCCGGCGTGACGCTCGCCCTGCGCCGGACGAGCCCGTCGAACGTCGGTGCCGTCAACAACCACGGCCATCGCTGGGCCGCCGCCGCGATGGCGGGGGTGGCCTCCATCGACTCGCGCATCATCATGTAACTCCAAACACTTGGCCTGGCTCAGTCAGGTCCGGAGAGGTGGTTGGTCCGACTCTGCCAGAAGTATCTGTTTCTGCACTAGGCCTCAGGGAAGTGTAATCAGTTTAATTATTCTTTAGGTTGACCTGAAGCGTTCCCGGGGCAGCCGTCCGCCGCCCCGCCGGGAGCGGTGCGTCAGCGCGGAGCCATGCGCAGGCCGCCGTCCATCCGGATGACCTCGCCGTTGAGGTAGTCGTGGTCAATGATCGAGAGGGCCAGTTGCGCGTACTCCTCCGGTCGCGCCAGACGCCGCGGGAACGGCACACCTGCGCCGAGTGAGGCGCGGAACTCCTCGGAGACGGTCGCCAGCATCGGGGTCTCCACGATTCCGGGGGCGATGGCGCACACGCGGATGCCGTACTGGGCCAGGTCCCGGGCGGCCGGCAGGGTCAGGCCGACGATGCCCCCCTTGGAGGAGGAGTACGCGGCCTGGCCGATCTGCCCCTCGAACGCGGCGACCGACGCGGTGTTGACGATGACGCCGCGCTGCCCGTTGGCATCCGGCTCGGTCTCGGCGATGGCCTCCGAGGCGAGCGCCAGGACGTTGAAGGAGCCGATCAGGTTGATCTGGACGACCTTGGCGTACAGGTCGAGGTCGTGCACGCCCTTCTTGCCGAGGATCCGCATGGACGGGCCGATGCCGGCGCAGTTGACCACCGTGCGCAGCGGTGCGCCGCTGCCCGCAGCGGTCGCGACTGCGGCACGGACCTGCTCGGCGTCGGTGACATCCGCACCGACGTAGGTGACGCCTTCGACGTCCGGGGCCTTGTCGAGGCCGGCCGGGAGGTCGAGGGCGAAGACGGCCGCGCCCCGGGCGGCCAGGGCCTGCGCGGTCGCCGCGCCGAGGCCGGAGGCACCTCCGGTGACCAGGGCGGCAGTATTGTCGAGCAGCATCAGTTCTCCTGTTTCAGTGGGTTTTCAGCACGGTGACGGTGCCCTTCGCGGGCTCGTTCAGCGCGCGGCTGATGACCATGCGCTGAATCTGGTTGGTCCCCTCGAAGATCTGCATGACCTTGGCTTCGCGCATGTACCGCTCGACGGGGAAGTCACGGGTGTATCCGTACCCGCCGAGCACCTGCACGGCATCCGTGGTGACCTTCATGGCGTTGTCCGTGGCGACGAGCTTGGCGATCGACGCCTCCCGGGTGAAGGGCTGGCCGCAGTCCTTGAGCCGGGCGGCGGACAGGGTGGTGGCGCGGGCGGACTCGATCGCGGCGCCCATGTCGGCCAGTACGAACGCCAGCCCCTGGTGCTCGATGATCGGCTTGCCGAAGGTCTCCCGCTCCTGGGCGTAGCGCACCGCGTGATCGAAGGCGCCCTGGGACAGGCCGACGGCGACGGCCGCGATGCCGAGCCGGCCGGAGTCCAGAGCGGTGAGCGCGATCCGCAGCCCCTGGCCCTCCTCGCCGATGCGGCGATGGACGGGGACCCGCACGTCCTCGAAGCGCACGGTGGCGGTGGCCGAACCGGTCAGTCCCATCTTCCGCTCGGGCACGTCGGCGATCAGGCCGGGAGTGTCCGCGGGGACCAGGAAGCAGGAGATGCCCCGGGAGCGGTCTTCCGAGGTGCGCGCCATGACCGTGTAGAAGTCCGCGTGGCCGCCGTGTGTGGTCCATGCCTTGGTGCCATTGAGCACGTAGTGGTCGCCGTCCCTGACGGCCCGGGTGCGCATGGCCGCGGGATCCGATCCGGCGTGCGGCTCGGACAGGCAGTACGCGCCGAGGAGTTCGCCGCCGAGCATGTCCGGGAGCCACTCCTTCCGCTGCTCCTCGGTGCCGAAGGCGGCGAGGCCGAAGCAGGAGAGCGCGTGCACCGACACGCCGACGGCGACGCTGGACCACACGGCCGCGATCTCCTCCAGCACCTGGAGGTAGACCTCGTACGGCTGACCACCGCCGCCGTACTTCTCGGGATAGGGCAGCCCGAGCAGTCCGGCACGGCCGAGCGTCCGGAAGGCCTCGCGAGGGAACCTCGCCTCCGCCTCCGCCTCGGCCGCTTGGGGGGCGAGTTCCTTCACCGCGAGCGTACGGGTGAGCTCGATGAGGGCGGCGGCTTCGTCAGTCGCCAGGAATCGAGTGGCGGGCATCAGGGCTCCTCCACAAAATGATACTGATAGGAGTACGACAGTATCATTCAACGTACACCCTGAGGAGTCGTCACAGCCATCCACCGCTCTGGGCAGGTCAGCAGGAACGGAAAGGAGACCGGGGCCGGCCGGGCCGTCGGGTCAGGAAGAGACGGCGTGGACGATCAGCGACGCCAGCTCGGCGTACGCCTCGGAGTCGCTGAGACCGGTGCGCGCCGCCACCTCGCCCCGCTGGATCTGCTGCATGGTGGCCGCGGCGACCTCGCCCACGAATGCGGCGTGCACATTCCTGAAGGCTCCCGCTGCCACACCCTCGGTGATCAGCTGCCGGACCCGGTCGGCCGCGTGCCTCGTATTGGCCTCGTACACCTCGCGGGCGGGCCGGAAGTGCGCCATGTCGTCCAGGAACCGCCGGGAGAGCGGCCTGAGCTGCTCGGCCACGGTGTTCAGATAGACCTGTACGCGGTCGGACGGCGCCGTGGTCTCCGCCACCCGCTTCTCGACGGCCTCGGCGGCGGAGCGGAAGTAGTGCCTGACCGCTTCCCCGACCAGGTCCTGCTTGCTTCCGGCGAGCTGGTACAGCGTCGTCTTCGAACAGTGCAGCCGCTCGGCCAGGCCGTCGAGCGTGAACGAGGCGAACCCCTCCGCCGTCAGCAGAGCGACCAGACGCTCCAGCAGGTCGTTCTGGCGGGAGGTGCGGCGGGCGGACGGCATGATCCCAGCATATCCGCGCGCAGCGCCCCGTCGGGCGTCCTCTCCCCGCCCCCGGCCGCCCCGGCCCCTGCTCCGGGGCCCCGCCGCACCGCCGACGCAAGCCGAGGCCGGACCGACTACACCTCCGTGGTCCGCTCGCGGTGCAGGTCCTGGAGCTCCCGGCGGAGCAGCTTTCCGGCTCCCGAGTGAGGCAAGGACGCTTCCACGTACCAGTACTCCGGTACCTTGAAGCCCGCCAGCCGCTCGCGCACGTACCGGCGCAACTCCCCCGCGTCCGGCGGCCGGTCCGCACGGGCCGGAACGACGAAGGCTGCGACCGTCTGGCCCAGCCTCCGGTCCGGGACCCCGACCACTCCGGCGGCGGCAACCGCGTGGTGGCTTTCGAGCACCTGCTCCACCTCAAGGGGGAAGATGTTCTCGCCACCGCGGACGATACGGTCGTGCGTTCGTCCCACCAGGTAGACGTACCCGTCTTTGGTCCGGTGGCCGATGTCACCGGTGCGCAGCCAGCCGTCGGACCCGGTCAGGCTCAGGTGAGGGGCCTGTGCCAGCAGCTCGCCCGCACCCGCCGCGTCCGGGTTGTCGATGCGCAGTCGCAGACCCGGCACCGGACGCCCCACCGAGGTGAGCAGCTCCGGCCGCCCCTGCGCCGCCTCCAGATGGTCCTCCGGCGTGAGGCAGGTGAGCGGACTGCCCTCCGTCTGGCCGAACAGGTTCAGCAGGCGTGTCTCCGGCAGGACGGCCAGGACGCGGCGGAGCGTGTCCGGGTGGATGGGGGAGGCTCCGTAGATCAGCGTGCGCAGGGGCAGGGCGTGCAGGGCCTCGGCGGCGAGCAGCATCTCGATCATGCTCGGCACCAGCAGCGTGTGTGTCACGTTGGCGGGTCCCAGGCTCCGCCACCAGTCGAGGCTGAACGACCGGGTGGCCACAGCGGTCGCGCCGACCGACAGTGCGACCAGCAGCGTGCCCAGGCCGCCGATGTGGTGCACCGGTGAGCCGGTGGCGTAGACGGCCCCCGGGCCGAGGCCGGTCAGCCCGGCGAGCAGTCGGCGGCGCTCCCACAGCACGCCCTGGGTGATCGGCACCCTCTTGGGCAGGCCGGTGGTGCCGGCGGTGTGCAGGTTCACGCACACCGACTCCGGGTCGGTCACCGCCAGGCGTTCGACGCCCCCGCCCTCCGGCCAGGGGGTGATCGGCACGGGCCGGATTCCGGCCGTCCGGGCGATCTCGGCGGCCGTCGCGGCAAAGGCCGGTTCGTACAGCAGGACATCGCTGCCGAGTGCCCGCACGGGGTGGCCGAGTTCGGCCGCGGTGAGCCGCGGGCCGAGCGGTGAGAGCGGGTGGCCGGTGGCCGCACCGGCAAGCAGCAACGCGACCGTGTCGATGTTGGTGGTCACCAACGCGGGCAGCGGTGCTTCCGGTGGCAGTCCGAGGGACTCGATCCAGGACACCGCTCCTGCGGCGGCGGCCAGCAACCGTGCGCCGTCGATCGCACGGTCACCGTCGATCACCGCGAGCCGGCCGGAACCCCGGAGCACGGCGACCATCTCACTGGACCACGTGCGCATGGGCCACTCCTTCTGACGTATCGGCGCGCGGTGCGGCTTTGACCACCTCGTACGCATCCTCTCGCCGAAGCGCACTTCGTGGCCCTCTTCAGTTATATAAGTTGAATAACTATAGGGTTACTTGACGCCGGCCGGAGGCCGGTCCGTGCGCGGAGTCAGGCCCCGATCAGCTCGCGGGCCTCGTTCAGCAGCACCGGAAGGGCTGGGGCCATCCGCGCCATCTCCGGGACGAGCCGGCCCGACTTGCGACCACGCTTGATGAGCAGTGCGGTCGCTCCCGCCTCCTTGTAGCGGGTCAGCGCGTCGAACCAAGCGAGGTCGGGCAGGTCCGGACCGCCCGCGTCCGTGTAGGCGTCGAGCAGTTCCCGGGCGGTGGGCATCCCGGACGGCCCGTTGCCGGGTGCGCCGGGGTGGTGGGCCTCGTCGGTGAAGAAGGTCAGCCACGTGACATCGATGCGCGGATCACCGACCGACCAGATCTCCCAGTCGATGACCGACGTCACGCGGCCGTCCCGGCACAGGGTGTTGCCGAGCCGGTAGTCGCCGTGGTTGACCGTAGGCGCCATCGCCGACGGCATCGTGGCGAGCAGGGCTCGTGCGCATTCCTCGTAGTCGCCCTGGAGGTCGGCGGGGACGGTGGTGAACGCCCGGGTCCACCGGTCGATCTCGTCCTTCAGTCCCACGACCGGCTCGTCCCCCAGGCCGGCCCGCGCCGGGTCCACCCGGTGCAGAGCGGCGAGCACGGCGGCCGCGTCCAGCGCACGGGACCGGATCGCCGGAAACGCCGCCGGGTCACGCTCCTCGATCAGCATGGGCTCGACGCAGTCGCCGGGGACGAAGCCCATCGCGAGAAAAGGCGGTACGTCCGGCGGGTCGCCCGCGTCCTCGAAGAACACGGGGGGCACGGGAACACCGGGCTGATCGTGCAACGCCCGCATGAGCCGGGCCTGGCGCAGCACATCCCGGTTGCGTACCGGTGCCAGTCCCGGAGGGGCGACCTTGAGCACCACCTTGCGCTGCTCCTCCGGTACTCCGCGCAGCTCGGCGGTGAAGGTGAGGCTGGAGGAACCGCCCGTCAGGGGCTCGACACGGGTCACCTCGGCTCCGGGGTGCCAGGCCTGCGCCGCTCCGGTCGCCCGGCCTCGCAGGGTCTCCGCGAGTGCGGAGGTGTCTCCGGTGCTGTCCGTCGTCGCCATCAGTAGAGTCCTCCGTCCACCCGCAGCAGCGCACCGGTGGTGTAGCTGGAGGCCGGGCTCGCCAGGTACAGCGCGCTGGTGACGATCTCCTCCGGCCGCCCCGGGTGGCCGATCGCACTGCGGGTGCTGGTCCGGACCTCCTCGGGCCACGCCTGTGAGATGTCCGTCAGGAACGGCCCGGCCGACAGCGTGTTGACCCTGACCTTGGGCGCGTACTCCAGGGCCAGCACCTGGGTCAGCACGTTGAGAGCGGCCTTGGCGCCGGCGTAGGGACCGAACTTCGGTTGCGGCATCAGCGCGCCCGACGACGAGACGTTGATGATGGATCCGCCCTCGCCGTCGGCCATGCGCCGGCCGACCAGGGCGCCGAGCCGGAAGGGGCCTTTGAAGTTGACGCCGACGACCTTGTCGAACAGCTCCTCGGACGTCTCCTCCGAGGACGGTGCCAGTGGCGACATCCCGGCATTGTTGACCAAGATGTCGATCGTGCCGAAGCGCTGGTACGCGGTGTCCACCAGGTCGTCTATGTCGCTCCACCGCCCGACATGGCAGGCATGGGCGAGCGCCTGGCGGCCCAGGGCCTCGACCTCGGCCGCCACTGTCCGGCAGGTGTCCACCTTGCGGCTGGCGACGACGACGTCCGCGCCGGCCCGCGCGAAGGCGAGCACCATCTCCCGGCCGAGGCCACGGCTGCCCCCGGTCACCAGGGCCACCTTGCCGGTGAGGTCGAAGAGTTCAGTGGTCTTCACAGGCCGTACTCCTTCAGGACGTCGGCGTAACGGCGGCGGGCCGCCTCACGCTTCGGCGGAATGTGCTCGCTCGGGAAGAGGCCCGGAGCGGGCTCGACACCACGCAGCAGTTGCTTGGCCACCGTGGTCCTGTGCACCTCGGTCGGCCCATCGGCCAGGGCGAGAGAGGGCACGCTCATCCACATCTCCGCCAAGGGCATCTCATGGGTGGTGCCGAGTGAGCCGTGCAGGTGCAGCGCACGCCGGACGATGTCGTGGTGGACCTTCGCCATCGCCACCTTGCACATGGCGATCTGGGTGCGAGCCGCCCCGTGCGGCTGGGTGTCGATGACCCAGGCGGTGTGGAGCACCAGCAGGCGGTACTGCTGGAGCTCGATCCAGGAGTCGGCGATCATGGCTTGGACGGCCTGCTTGTCGGCCAGCCGCTCCCCCTGCGTACGGCGGGACACCGCGCGCTCCAGCATCATCTCCATGGCACGGGCGCACTGGCCGACGATGCGCATGGCGTGATGGACCCGGCCGCCGCCGAGGCGGGCCTGGGCCACCTTGAAGCCCTCGCCGGGGCCACCGAGCATGGCGTCGGCGGGAAGGCGCACATGGTCGTAGCGGATGTAGCCATGGATGCCCTCGTCCAGTTCGTCGCGCTCGGCCATGGTGGCGACATTGCGCTTGATCGTGACGCCGGGCGTCTGCGCGGGCACGATGAACATCGACATCCGCTCGTGCGGCCTGGCTTCGGAGTCGGTCACGGCCATGACGATGAGGAACGCCGCGTAGCGGGCGTTGGAGGAGAACCACTTCTCGCCGTCGATCACCCATGTGTCCCCCTCCTGCCAGGCGCGGCAGGTGAACTCCTTGGGGTCCGCGCCGGCCTGCGGTTCGGTCATGGAGAAGGTGGAGACGATGTCCCCGTCGAGCAGTGGTCGCAGATAGCGCTTCCGCTGCTCCTCGGTCCCGAACATCGCCAGGATCTCGGCGTTGCCGGTGTCGGGGGCGGCGGTGCCGAAGACGGTGGGCGCCCAGGAGGAGCGGCCGAGGATCTCGTTCATCAGGGCGAGCTTGAGCTGGCCGTAGCCCTGGCCGCCGAGCTCGGGGCCGAGGTGGCAGGCCCACAGGCCCTGCTCACGCACCTGCTGCTGCAGCGGCCGCAGGATGGCGCGAGCCGCCTCGTTGCCGGTGTCGTACGGGTCGCCGCCGGAGGGGAAGAGGAGGTCGAGCGGCTCCACCTCCTCGCGCACAAAGCGGTTCATCCAGTCCAGCTTCTGCTGGAACTCGGGGTCGGTGGAGAAGTCCCACATGGCTGACCTCCAGTGTCGGCGGTGGTGTTCACCGCGGTTCGGGGCCCGCGCCGCGGTCCGGGGTACGGCCGGCGCCCTCTGCTTCGAGCCGGGTCCGCAGGGTGCGGAGTGTCTCCGTGGCGGCAACGAGGTCGCCCGGGTCCATCCCCTCGGTGACCCGGTCCGCCCACACGCGACTGCGGTCCTGGACGTCCTCGTCCACGGCACGTCCGCGCTCGGTGGGCACCAGTCGGCGGGCCCGCTTGTGATCGGGATTGTCGACGAACTCGATCAGCCCCCGCTGCGCCAGTGCGTCGGCGGTCCGCTGCACGGCCTGCCGGGTGTGCCCGAGGCTACGTCCGATCTGAGGGACCGTCGGGGGCTGTACGGCACGGATGACGGCCGCGAGGACAAGACTCTGGGATCCGGTGAGACCTTCTTCCGCACCCAGCGCCGGGGTGGCGGTGACCAGCCGGCCGCGGGTACGCAGAATCTCGTCGATGAGCACGGACAGGGGATGCAGATCACCAGCAGAC is part of the Peterkaempfera bronchialis genome and encodes:
- a CDS encoding enoyl-CoA hydratase/isomerase family protein — translated: MSEVIRLSPREIAELYASGLDTDVVTVPAATETPRAADVLTIVDLDGPLTAPEQVATALRNSARVLIGIARHPLPPACAPVCEALTLTVSAVPQPGRAHVLVDDPEAELDRLIAAVDAAPRAALALAGLLRLTATASVRDGLVAESLAYSALLGGPEFAAWRAARPARRVPPVPSDVVLLERADDVLRMTLNRPDRRNALGHGLRDGLIRALELVLADTSLKVAELRGEGASFCSGGDLDEFGSAVDPASAHVVRLSRSAGWLVHRCADRVRPYLHGACVGAGMEVPAFADIVVADPGAWFMLPERSLGLVPGAGGTVSVTRRIGPWRTAWMTLTGDRVTARRALEWGLVDRVEPCVP
- a CDS encoding FadR/GntR family transcriptional regulator translates to MRVGRQVRVPKTAELIAAALRRQIVHRELEPGDALPSESSLMEQFGVSRPTLREAYRVLESEGLINVRRGAHGGARVTAPDAEVAARYAGLILEYREATLADVYRASAVLEPPCARSLANKHTATALNRLRAAVEAEKAVLDDPMALVAAQDAFHALLVELAGNQTLNLLSSMLRYIVDRANAAHLADALDSEVHKSQSRKAHRTHVKLVDLIAAGKADEAEKLWARHITAADDAVNAAGSKTLLDLLN
- a CDS encoding class I adenylate-forming enzyme family protein, translating into MMLIDAEGVSLTWADFDRRTSGVARALAARGIGPGTRVAWQLPTRISTALVMAALRRLGAVQAPVIPLYRERELTAALATSEAECLLVPGIWRGVDYVALAGTVAKTLSAAGRTPPRVLDIGHHAPELDDATASGDATATGPDTAAFPVPDPDEVAWIHFTSGATGAPKGARHTDTSLLVPGLSFAGFGELGKEAGEFGAMGFPIAHVGGVQYLTAALAGGYPVLLLEAFNPSEAVGLFRRHGVTTTGGAPPFYTALVELARSAPETRLIPTLRTLKGGGAPCPPHLVGEVADTLGAVLAHDYGMTEVPMIAVASPSDAPEILAATDGRPLPGNHLRLVDADGAECAAGTAGEVQIKGPGVCHGYTDPEATAAAFTQDGWFRTGDLGLLRDTGHLEVVGRLKDLIIRKGENIAPQEIEALLANHPDLAEAAVIGLPDADRGERVCAVVVMRPGRTAPAVADLGAWLTEAGLMRQKLPEQVEVVDVLPRTGLMKVAKSQLLTRFAPVG
- a CDS encoding SDR family NAD(P)-dependent oxidoreductase; protein product: MLLDNTAALVTGGASGLGAATAQALAARGAAVFALDLPAGLDKAPDVEGVTYVGADVTDAEQVRAAVATAAGSGAPLRTVVNCAGIGPSMRILGKKGVHDLDLYAKVVQINLIGSFNVLALASEAIAETEPDANGQRGVIVNTASVAAFEGQIGQAAYSSSKGGIVGLTLPAARDLAQYGIRVCAIAPGIVETPMLATVSEEFRASLGAGVPFPRRLARPEEYAQLALSIIDHDYLNGEVIRMDGGLRMAPR
- a CDS encoding acyl-CoA dehydrogenase family protein, which gives rise to MPATRFLATDEAAALIELTRTLAVKELAPQAAEAEAEARFPREAFRTLGRAGLLGLPYPEKYGGGGQPYEVYLQVLEEIAAVWSSVAVGVSVHALSCFGLAAFGTEEQRKEWLPDMLGGELLGAYCLSEPHAGSDPAAMRTRAVRDGDHYVLNGTKAWTTHGGHADFYTVMARTSEDRSRGISCFLVPADTPGLIADVPERKMGLTGSATATVRFEDVRVPVHRRIGEEGQGLRIALTALDSGRLGIAAVAVGLSQGAFDHAVRYAQERETFGKPIIEHQGLAFVLADMGAAIESARATTLSAARLKDCGQPFTREASIAKLVATDNAMKVTTDAVQVLGGYGYTRDFPVERYMREAKVMQIFEGTNQIQRMVISRALNEPAKGTVTVLKTH
- a CDS encoding TetR/AcrR family transcriptional regulator, yielding MPSARRTSRQNDLLERLVALLTAEGFASFTLDGLAERLHCSKTTLYQLAGSKQDLVGEAVRHYFRSAAEAVEKRVAETTAPSDRVQVYLNTVAEQLRPLSRRFLDDMAHFRPAREVYEANTRHAADRVRQLITEGVAAGAFRNVHAAFVGEVAAATMQQIQRGEVAARTGLSDSEAYAELASLIVHAVSS